A window of the Candidatus Zymogenaceae bacterium genome harbors these coding sequences:
- a CDS encoding 50S ribosomal protein L11 methyltransferase, with translation MDTPRCIQVRIDVDDKIRPALVDYLLGLSPSGVLEGTEWGDGVLPVTVYFTPDEAPAALEAIRAYLASLGNMWGRAAVRDLAVEEIGDGWRTEYQRYFKAKKVTDRLIVAPPWEKYDPGEDEIVVEIVPGQAFGTGTHETTILCLRAMEALFRTRRIESFLDVGSGSGILAIAAALLGEGSVKAVESDPDAVRAARENLAANRVSDRVHMVHAAYPEGVAAGETFDVITANLTGTDIRTHAESLSGATAAGGYLIVSGFLVEEADSITEALSTEGMEMTELLTLGEWGAAVFNWQGRLP, from the coding sequence ATGGATACCCCCCGCTGCATACAGGTCCGTATAGATGTTGACGATAAGATACGGCCCGCCCTGGTCGATTACCTCCTGGGGCTCTCCCCTTCCGGCGTGTTGGAGGGGACCGAATGGGGGGACGGGGTACTGCCCGTGACAGTCTATTTCACCCCCGACGAGGCGCCGGCGGCCCTGGAGGCGATTCGGGCCTATCTTGCCTCCCTCGGAAACATGTGGGGGCGCGCGGCCGTGAGGGACCTTGCGGTGGAGGAGATCGGCGACGGCTGGAGGACCGAATATCAGCGCTATTTCAAGGCGAAGAAGGTCACCGATCGACTGATCGTCGCCCCTCCCTGGGAAAAATACGACCCAGGCGAGGATGAGATCGTCGTCGAGATCGTGCCCGGCCAGGCCTTCGGGACCGGGACCCACGAGACGACGATTCTCTGTCTCCGGGCGATGGAGGCGCTTTTTCGCACGCGACGTATCGAGAGCTTTCTTGACGTGGGTAGCGGCTCGGGCATCCTGGCGATAGCGGCGGCGCTTCTGGGGGAGGGATCGGTAAAGGCCGTGGAATCGGACCCGGATGCGGTGCGGGCGGCACGGGAGAACCTGGCGGCGAACAGGGTGTCGGACCGGGTGCACATGGTGCATGCCGCCTATCCCGAAGGCGTGGCGGCGGGAGAGACCTTCGATGTGATAACGGCCAACCTGACCGGCACCGACATCAGAACCCACGCCGAAAGCCTCTCCGGGGCGACGGCGGCCGGGGGATACCTGATCGTCTCCGGGTTTCTCGTTGAGGAGGCGGATTCGATTACCGAGGCGCTTTCGACCGAGGGAATGGAGATGACGGAGCTTCTCACTCTGGGTGAGTGGGGGGCGGCCGTCTTCAACTGGCAGGGCCGGTTGCCTTGA
- a CDS encoding SH3 domain-containing protein gives MKRLQSITVVLGMVLFLAPTVGVCLAAPDVITIDMAEAYMLEGPGVEYPISCKITDDDPLTVVSHQGDWLEVKKSDGVTGWINRVLLSPEDKARYPGGTADTSPGNSNGSLLDDIRTGFSANGDPDLTASAGTRGIDSADGAYGRGGKDYRSVQYMESFYISENELDGFIREGGLLP, from the coding sequence ATGAAACGATTACAGAGTATCACGGTGGTGTTGGGCATGGTGCTGTTTCTGGCGCCGACCGTGGGCGTGTGCCTCGCCGCACCGGACGTAATCACCATAGACATGGCCGAGGCCTACATGCTTGAGGGGCCGGGGGTCGAATACCCGATCTCCTGCAAGATTACCGACGACGATCCCCTGACGGTCGTCTCCCACCAGGGAGACTGGCTGGAGGTGAAAAAGAGCGACGGCGTCACCGGATGGATAAACAGGGTGCTCCTTTCTCCCGAGGACAAGGCCCGCTATCCCGGCGGGACCGCCGATACGTCGCCCGGTAATTCGAACGGCTCTCTGCTGGATGACATCAGGACCGGCTTTTCCGCAAACGGCGACCCGGACCTCACCGCGTCCGCGGGGACCAGGGGGATCGATTCCGCCGACGGCGCGTACGGACGGGGGGGGAAGGATTACCGGTCGGTCCAGTACATGGAGTCCTTCTACATCTCGGAAAACGAGCTGGACGGATTCATCAGGGAGGGAGGACTGCTCCCATGA
- a CDS encoding M48 family metalloprotease, whose amino-acid sequence MKARVISCILGASMAVFLFGCVTGSMPGYGYIPEPTVNDVVDAVTTIAPALLPMSEAEEIAIGQAIAAEVAGRYGVMRNNDLTRYVNLVGKTVARKSDRPELEYRFAVLDTDIINSFACPGGYIFITRGALEAMTTEAELAAVLAHEVAHVAKKHIVKEIEQKQFLEAGGTAAANYLDADPRIFNMATAHGTELLFKGLSRTDEYQADKNGIIYAAEAGYDATGLVSFLETLKNVAGSDSTEGISMLFSTHPDIDDRIGRASSVISTRGYDDAGGAVCAERFADRIGSLNSGESEPMGRGTQ is encoded by the coding sequence ATGAAAGCACGGGTGATCTCGTGTATTCTCGGCGCATCCATGGCGGTGTTTCTTTTCGGCTGCGTGACCGGCAGCATGCCCGGTTACGGGTACATCCCCGAGCCGACGGTGAATGACGTGGTGGACGCCGTCACCACCATCGCGCCTGCGCTCCTTCCCATGAGCGAGGCGGAGGAGATCGCCATCGGCCAGGCCATCGCCGCCGAGGTGGCGGGGCGGTACGGGGTGATGCGAAATAACGATCTGACCCGGTACGTCAACCTGGTGGGGAAGACCGTGGCGCGCAAATCCGACCGCCCGGAGCTGGAATACCGGTTCGCGGTGCTGGATACGGACATCATCAACTCCTTCGCCTGTCCCGGCGGGTATATCTTCATCACCAGGGGGGCGCTGGAGGCGATGACCACCGAGGCGGAGCTGGCGGCGGTCCTGGCCCACGAGGTGGCCCACGTGGCCAAGAAGCACATCGTCAAGGAGATCGAACAGAAACAGTTTTTGGAGGCGGGCGGCACGGCCGCGGCGAACTACCTGGACGCCGACCCGAGGATATTCAACATGGCGACCGCCCACGGGACGGAGCTTCTGTTCAAGGGGCTTTCCCGCACCGACGAGTACCAGGCGGATAAGAACGGCATCATCTATGCGGCCGAAGCCGGCTACGACGCCACGGGGCTCGTTTCGTTTCTGGAGACCCTCAAGAATGTGGCCGGGAGCGATTCCACCGAGGGCATCAGCATGCTTTTCTCCACGCATCCGGACATCGATGACCGCATCGGGAGGGCCTCGTCCGTCATCTCCACGAGGGGATACGACGACGCCGGGGGCGCCGTATGCGCGGAACGATTCGCCGACAGAATCGGCTCCCTCAATAGCGGTGAAT